A window of the Bradyrhizobium ottawaense genome harbors these coding sequences:
- a CDS encoding response regulator transcription factor produces MAGAPVIHIVDDDASFRTAISRVLKASGYEAAAYESAACFLCDIEKASPGCILLDVRMPALGGLQLQEELAKLQRGWPIIFMTGHGDIPTSVRAIKAGAEDFLTKPVSPYRPYYRHELFGR; encoded by the coding sequence ATGGCCGGCGCCCCCGTGATTCATATCGTGGACGACGACGCATCGTTTCGGACCGCGATTTCACGCGTATTGAAGGCCTCCGGCTATGAGGCTGCAGCCTACGAGTCTGCTGCCTGTTTCTTGTGCGACATCGAGAAGGCTAGTCCAGGCTGCATCCTGCTCGACGTTCGGATGCCGGCCTTGGGCGGTTTGCAGCTCCAGGAAGAACTCGCGAAGCTGCAGCGCGGCTGGCCGATCATCTTCATGACAGGTCATGGAGATATTCCTACCAGCGTGCGCGCGATCAAGGCCGGCGCCGAGGACTTCCTCACCAAGCCCGTCTCCCCATATCGTCCATACTATCGTCACGAATTGTTTGGGCGGTAG
- a CDS encoding acyl-CoA dehydrogenase family protein: MLAHYGTQKQRLRHPPDVLAAKTRIAYCLTEAEAGSDLSNVRTTARETADGYIITGGKPWIHNAPVADLGFVLASTDQTASQVGALNFAMLKCHVRRCSAPRGAASTL; the protein is encoded by the coding sequence TTGCTGGCGCACTACGGGACCCAGAAGCAGCGTTTGCGGCATCCGCCTGACGTCCTGGCCGCGAAAACCCGGATCGCCTACTGCCTGACCGAGGCCGAGGCCGGCTCTGACCTCTCCAATGTCCGGACCACAGCGCGGGAGACTGCCGATGGTTATATCATCACCGGTGGGAAGCCGTGGATCCACAATGCGCCGGTTGCCGATCTTGGTTTTGTTCTGGCTTCGACCGATCAGACCGCGAGCCAAGTAGGTGCGCTGAACTTTGCGATGCTAAAGTGCCACGTCAGGCGCTGCTCGGCCCCAAGGGGCGCGGCTTCGACATTATGA
- a CDS encoding HlyD family secretion protein produces the protein MIAFLVIVYVAVVLVLFKVLRIKPTAYLIASMIVVGVFMIGGVVVVWTQAAPITDKMVTSQYVVQLVPYVKGQVKTIHAQANQPLKKGDLLLEIDPAPYEYTVRQVEAQLATAKANVKQAEAAVATANAAVPNAQANLEKAKAADELAKTQEQIALNIQRADKAAISQLNVAKATQERQEADAAVQQANAGVAQAQASAQQAAAALQVTQSNVPAVEAQLDDARFNLAQCKMLAPGEGYVVNWQVQIGTMLVPAPLAAAGTFVNVSDTAVAAVFPQNFLSNVEPGNDVEMVLNPYPGRLFLGKVDYVIPASGGGQFTTSGTIPNAARIGSDGLYAVRINFTDNAVARKLSLGSGGSATIYTNKGKATHVISKVAIRMKKWLLYVMPSVDKPSS, from the coding sequence ATGATCGCATTCTTGGTCATTGTCTACGTTGCCGTCGTGCTCGTGCTGTTCAAGGTCCTGCGCATCAAGCCCACGGCCTATCTGATCGCGTCCATGATTGTCGTCGGCGTGTTCATGATCGGGGGCGTTGTGGTGGTCTGGACCCAAGCCGCGCCGATCACGGACAAGATGGTGACCAGCCAGTACGTGGTACAACTCGTTCCTTATGTGAAGGGGCAGGTCAAGACAATTCATGCCCAGGCGAATCAGCCCTTGAAGAAAGGTGACCTGCTCCTGGAGATTGACCCGGCTCCGTACGAATACACGGTGAGGCAGGTCGAGGCGCAGCTGGCTACGGCGAAGGCAAACGTCAAGCAAGCCGAAGCGGCGGTAGCAACGGCAAATGCGGCCGTGCCAAATGCGCAAGCCAATCTCGAAAAGGCGAAGGCGGCAGACGAGTTGGCCAAAACCCAGGAGCAGATTGCCCTTAACATCCAGCGCGCGGACAAGGCCGCGATCAGCCAGCTCAACGTGGCCAAAGCGACGCAAGAACGCCAGGAGGCCGACGCCGCCGTCCAACAGGCTAATGCTGGCGTCGCGCAGGCGCAGGCTTCTGCGCAACAGGCAGCCGCCGCTTTGCAAGTAACCCAAAGCAATGTTCCTGCCGTCGAAGCTCAATTGGATGACGCGCGGTTCAACCTCGCCCAGTGCAAGATGCTGGCGCCCGGCGAGGGCTACGTAGTCAACTGGCAGGTGCAGATCGGAACCATGCTGGTGCCCGCGCCACTGGCCGCAGCCGGAACGTTCGTCAATGTGTCCGACACCGCCGTCGCCGCGGTATTCCCGCAAAATTTCCTCTCGAACGTCGAACCAGGCAATGACGTGGAGATGGTGCTCAACCCATATCCCGGACGTCTGTTCCTTGGAAAAGTGGACTACGTGATTCCGGCCTCGGGAGGCGGTCAGTTCACGACCAGCGGCACCATCCCCAATGCGGCCCGGATCGGATCTGATGGGCTTTACGCAGTGCGGATCAATTTCACCGACAACGCTGTGGCCCGCAAGCTGTCTCTCGGGTCAGGTGGATCGGCGACGATTTACACGAACAAGGGCAAGGCCACGCACGTCATCTCGAAGGTCGCGATCCGGATGAAGAAGTGGCTGTTGTATGTTATGCCCTCGGTGGACAAACCGTCATCGTAG
- a CDS encoding TAXI family TRAP transporter solute-binding subunit, translating into MTSTKLPIWLRFFLLVGVAVFAAGAGLLAYRYYTRPATLTVAVGSTDGEAAKAMSAIASELVSTNAPVRLKVIDSGTALEAANAFSSGKVDLAVVRGDVGDLSQAQAVVVVSHVVVLIIAPPGSSIDSIDGLKGHTVGVVGGAANAKIVDVLTREYDLASAKVAFTNLALTDVRQAILSKQVGALLVAIPLAEKYLALVRGFFQLDHKKAPVLIPIESAGAIAENERAFESFDVPKGTLRGAPPVPEDDLTTLRTSLYLVAHKKLGTDLVTRLTQAIMSVRRDLLREQPIFAQITAPSTDQDAYLPLHPGAAAVYNSTTQSFMDEYGNWIYLTPMVLGGAATMLAAAWKFLGIGNRATEGPLDSLYALARRIRKVEAEAELSDIEEEIDGILKAERAKSAAGDESAVDDATLNVAAHRLESLIHDRRTLIAKGPAVASAAYATHRGTAIAGTTE; encoded by the coding sequence ATGACATCGACGAAATTGCCGATTTGGCTGCGTTTTTTCCTGCTTGTCGGCGTCGCCGTTTTTGCGGCAGGCGCAGGTCTCCTTGCCTATCGGTACTACACTCGCCCGGCAACGCTGACCGTGGCGGTCGGCTCGACCGACGGCGAGGCCGCCAAGGCAATGTCGGCGATAGCAAGCGAGCTCGTTTCAACGAACGCGCCGGTACGGCTCAAGGTTATCGACAGCGGCACAGCACTTGAGGCCGCTAACGCATTCTCCTCGGGAAAAGTCGATCTTGCCGTGGTTCGCGGCGATGTCGGCGACTTGTCGCAGGCGCAAGCCGTCGTCGTTGTCAGCCATGTTGTCGTACTGATCATCGCGCCGCCGGGATCATCCATCGACAGCATCGACGGCCTGAAGGGACATACAGTCGGCGTAGTGGGCGGAGCAGCGAACGCCAAAATTGTCGATGTGTTGACCAGGGAATATGATCTGGCGAGCGCAAAAGTTGCGTTCACGAACCTTGCCTTGACGGATGTCCGGCAAGCCATTCTGTCCAAACAGGTCGGTGCCCTGCTTGTCGCGATCCCGCTCGCCGAAAAATACCTCGCGCTCGTTCGCGGATTTTTTCAGTTGGATCACAAAAAGGCGCCGGTACTGATCCCAATCGAGTCTGCGGGAGCAATTGCAGAGAATGAACGCGCCTTTGAAAGTTTCGACGTCCCCAAGGGCACGCTGCGGGGGGCGCCGCCGGTCCCGGAAGACGACCTGACAACCTTGAGGACCTCGCTATACCTGGTTGCGCACAAGAAGCTCGGCACTGATCTTGTAACCCGCCTCACGCAGGCGATTATGAGCGTGCGCAGGGATCTTCTGCGCGAGCAACCGATTTTCGCGCAGATCACCGCGCCAAGCACCGACCAGGATGCCTACCTTCCGCTGCACCCTGGGGCGGCAGCCGTCTACAACAGCACCACGCAGAGCTTCATGGATGAATACGGCAACTGGATCTATTTGACGCCGATGGTGCTAGGTGGCGCTGCCACCATGCTTGCCGCGGCGTGGAAATTCCTGGGCATCGGCAACCGCGCGACCGAAGGCCCCCTGGATTCTCTCTATGCCCTGGCGCGCCGGATCCGGAAAGTCGAAGCAGAGGCCGAGCTGTCGGATATCGAAGAAGAAATCGACGGCATTCTAAAGGCGGAACGTGCCAAATCCGCTGCCGGAGACGAGAGCGCGGTGGATGATGCCACACTGAATGTGGCAGCCCACCGGTTGGAGAGCTTGATTCACGACCGACGCACATTAATCGCTAAGGGACCCGCAGTTGCCTCCGCGGCCTACGCGACACACCGCGGCACCGCGATTGCCGGAACCACAGAATAA
- a CDS encoding acyl-CoA dehydrogenase family protein produces the protein MGYARERRQFGKPILENQGLQWMMADMAKDIAAARALVERAALMIDRGIPATAAASMAKCFAIDMAVAQTR, from the coding sequence TTGGGTTACGCCCGCGAACGGCGTCAGTTCGGAAAACCGATCCTGGAGAACCAGGGCCTGCAATGGATGATGGCCGACATGGCCAAAGATATTGCCGCCGCCCGCGCCCTCGTCGAGCGCGCCGCGCTGATGATCGACCGAGGCATCCCCGCAACCGCGGCTGCCTCGATGGCGAAGTGCTTCGCCATCGACATGGCCGTTGCACAGACCCGCTAA
- a CDS encoding DUF4239 domain-containing protein, with product MNAIALSCITFVCISGGALVGMFLPGHHLSTDDKDVVRLGTGLIGTIAALVLGLLIASAKGSYDTQSTQVTQMTSNVVLLDNLLAQYGPETNDVRNLLRRGTVVLADRMWREKSSEVAKANPFEASTASDAFFAKLQQLSPQNDSQRSLQARAIQIATDIAQTRLLLFAQRNNSIPMPFLVVLIFWLTIIFGSFGLFAKPSATVFGSLFVFALSAAGAIYLVLELGQPFSGLMQISSAPLRNVLTPL from the coding sequence ATGAATGCAATCGCGTTATCGTGCATCACGTTTGTATGCATCTCAGGCGGCGCCCTGGTCGGCATGTTCCTTCCTGGGCATCACCTGAGCACAGATGACAAGGATGTGGTCAGGCTGGGCACGGGCCTCATCGGGACGATAGCCGCGCTTGTTCTTGGCCTGCTGATCGCCTCGGCGAAGGGCTCCTACGACACGCAGAGCACTCAAGTCACGCAGATGACGAGTAATGTTGTCCTGCTCGACAATCTGCTGGCGCAGTACGGACCGGAGACGAACGACGTACGTAATCTGTTACGGCGCGGCACCGTTGTTTTAGCCGATCGAATGTGGCGCGAGAAAAGTTCCGAGGTTGCCAAGGCGAACCCCTTCGAGGCGAGCACCGCAAGCGACGCATTCTTTGCGAAGCTTCAGCAGCTTTCGCCGCAGAACGATTCCCAGCGCTCGCTGCAAGCCCGGGCCATACAGATCGCCACTGACATTGCGCAAACCCGCCTGCTGCTGTTCGCGCAGCGGAACAACTCAATCCCTATGCCGTTCCTGGTGGTGCTGATTTTCTGGCTCACCATCATCTTTGGGAGCTTCGGCCTGTTTGCCAAACCCAGCGCAACCGTTTTCGGCTCGCTGTTCGTTTTTGCACTGTCGGCCGCCGGGGCGATCTACCTAGTGCTGGAGCTAGGTCAGCCGTTTTCCGGCCTGATGCAAATTTCCAGCGCGCCACTGCGCAACGTCCTCACGCCGCTCTGA
- a CDS encoding amidase family protein, whose translation MSAEFDTMSAMEMRRRIAAREISPVELTRRALTKAEATQSTLNAFYLLMPEQALAAAKIAEDAVMKGAPLGAIHGIPFSAKDLMAVKGVGYASGSRTMKSNVATVDAPAVERAKAAGGILIGKTTTSEFGCKPVGDSPLTGITRNPWNLAKTPGGSSAGAAASVAAGITPFALGTDGGGSVRIPAAFTGLVGLKGQFGRVPVWPTSATPTLAHVGPLARSVKDAALLFSVIAGLDRRDPFGVAGPVPDVLGAARASVTNMRIAYSTTLGYARPDPEVVKLTDRAARIFEDLGCDVELVESVFEADPADLWTAEFYAGVGIRLRSFMENQRDLLDPAVAEVLEPALSQDMRDYYTKVFARYALRENIRTFFERYDLLISPVLPVTSLNVGKNIPDALDDRNLVSWVFYTYPFNLTGQPAASVCAGIAPDGMPVGLQIVGRSYCEDDVVRAAAAFEFTQPSGYNFRKFGI comes from the coding sequence ATGTCGGCTGAATTCGACACCATGAGCGCGATGGAGATGCGCCGTCGCATTGCGGCCAGGGAAATATCGCCGGTCGAACTGACCCGACGTGCGTTGACGAAAGCCGAAGCAACGCAGTCGACACTTAACGCGTTTTATCTTCTCATGCCGGAGCAAGCTCTCGCTGCGGCAAAAATTGCGGAAGATGCCGTTATGAAAGGTGCGCCGCTCGGCGCCATCCACGGGATTCCATTTTCCGCCAAGGATCTCATGGCGGTCAAAGGCGTTGGTTACGCCTCCGGCTCGCGCACGATGAAATCCAATGTTGCGACGGTCGACGCGCCCGCAGTGGAGCGCGCCAAAGCCGCTGGGGGCATTTTGATCGGCAAGACCACGACGAGCGAGTTCGGGTGCAAGCCAGTCGGAGACAGTCCGCTCACAGGTATCACCCGCAATCCATGGAATCTAGCCAAAACGCCGGGCGGTTCGAGTGCAGGGGCGGCAGCTTCGGTAGCAGCCGGCATCACGCCCTTCGCACTCGGCACGGATGGGGGCGGGTCAGTCCGTATCCCGGCTGCATTCACGGGATTGGTGGGGTTAAAAGGACAATTCGGTCGTGTCCCTGTTTGGCCGACATCCGCAACACCGACGCTCGCTCACGTCGGCCCCCTTGCGAGATCTGTAAAGGACGCTGCGTTGCTTTTTTCGGTCATCGCCGGTCTGGACCGCCGTGACCCGTTCGGAGTCGCCGGGCCTGTGCCGGATGTATTGGGCGCTGCACGCGCATCTGTGACCAACATGAGAATAGCGTACAGCACGACGTTGGGGTACGCGCGGCCGGATCCTGAAGTGGTGAAACTCACTGACCGTGCGGCGCGGATATTTGAGGACCTCGGTTGCGACGTGGAACTCGTTGAAAGCGTCTTTGAAGCCGATCCGGCCGATCTTTGGACGGCGGAATTCTATGCTGGAGTTGGCATTCGGTTGCGATCCTTCATGGAGAATCAGCGTGACCTTCTGGACCCGGCGGTCGCCGAAGTGCTTGAACCGGCGCTGTCGCAAGACATGCGCGACTATTATACCAAGGTGTTTGCCCGCTACGCTTTACGCGAGAATATCCGTACCTTCTTCGAGCGCTACGATCTTCTGATCTCGCCCGTTCTTCCAGTGACGTCACTCAATGTAGGAAAAAATATTCCCGATGCTTTGGACGATAGAAACCTGGTCTCATGGGTTTTCTATACGTATCCGTTCAACCTGACCGGACAGCCTGCCGCATCGGTTTGCGCGGGCATCGCGCCGGACGGCATGCCGGTGGGCCTTCAGATCGTCGGACGATCTTATTGCGAGGACGATGTGGTGCGCGCTGCTGCAGCTTTCGAATTCACGCAGCCTAGTGGCTACAACTTTAGAAAGTTCGGAATCTAA
- the tnpA gene encoding IS66 family insertion sequence element accessory protein TnpA yields MPDKLLSRERYGEAFWRAHHKAWRHSELNQPEYCEAQGIPLKAFGNWRSKFKDEPQPPSPKLLYRRRNLSHTLGHSLSHRLSHMTYGSPVSGPIVPPAREGHRRRFNEADKRQILEQAVQTGANLSEVERRYGIAAPVLFRWKQGLTPSAAPVFVAVQITDANAPSDAALSNEERAP; encoded by the coding sequence ATGCCCGATAAACTTCTATCCCGTGAGCGTTACGGTGAGGCTTTTTGGCGAGCCCACCATAAGGCGTGGCGCCATAGCGAGTTGAATCAGCCAGAGTATTGCGAGGCTCAGGGGATTCCGCTCAAGGCGTTCGGCAACTGGCGGTCGAAGTTCAAAGACGAGCCCCAGCCGCCGTCGCCCAAGCTGCTCTACCGGCGCCGCAACCTAAGTCACACCCTTGGTCACAGCCTAAGTCATAGGCTTAGTCATATGACTTACGGCTCGCCGGTGTCAGGTCCCATCGTGCCGCCGGCACGCGAGGGCCATCGGCGGAGGTTCAACGAGGCGGACAAGCGCCAGATCCTTGAGCAGGCTGTGCAGACGGGTGCGAACCTCTCGGAGGTAGAGCGCCGCTATGGGATAGCGGCGCCTGTTCTATTCCGTTGGAAGCAAGGACTGACGCCGTCGGCCGCGCCGGTGTTCGTCGCGGTGCAGATAACTGATGCGAACGCACCCTCTGATGCGGCGCTGAGCAACGAGGAGCGCGCGCCGTGA
- a CDS encoding cyclase family protein has protein sequence MAQRVIDLSLTIEDNMPAHKLFQRPVVALHMSHESTKAQSLGVPGDPMTFQTNFIAMLDHVGTHVDAYRHVNPKGAPVDEMPLETFMGKALCFDLQHIPDLGDITVADMEAAEKKAGVKVDGHIVLLCTGFHKRNYPGLDSVWKNPLLTVEATKWLYDRGSKMHGVEGPSTDKPTDNIFAQHRLCRDLGISHWEWLVNLEELLGKGEFQFFGVPLKFKGGSGSPVRAFALLN, from the coding sequence ATGGCTCAACGCGTGATCGATCTCAGCCTAACTATCGAAGATAACATGCCGGCTCACAAGCTCTTCCAGCGGCCCGTGGTCGCGCTGCACATGAGCCATGAAAGCACCAAGGCGCAAAGCCTTGGCGTACCCGGCGACCCCATGACATTTCAAACCAATTTCATCGCCATGCTCGACCACGTCGGAACACATGTCGACGCTTATCGCCATGTGAATCCGAAGGGAGCCCCGGTCGATGAAATGCCGCTTGAGACCTTCATGGGCAAGGCGCTTTGCTTTGACTTGCAGCACATTCCCGATCTCGGCGACATCACCGTCGCGGATATGGAAGCCGCAGAGAAGAAGGCCGGCGTGAAGGTCGACGGCCACATCGTTCTGTTGTGCACCGGCTTTCACAAGCGCAACTATCCGGGACTGGATTCGGTCTGGAAAAATCCGTTGCTGACGGTCGAGGCTACCAAGTGGCTCTACGATCGCGGATCGAAGATGCACGGCGTGGAGGGACCGTCGACCGATAAGCCCACCGACAACATCTTTGCGCAGCATCGGCTGTGTCGTGATCTCGGCATCAGTCACTGGGAATGGCTGGTCAATCTCGAGGAACTGCTCGGTAAAGGTGAATTCCAATTCTTCGGTGTGCCGCTCAAGTTCAAGGGCGGTTCCGGTTCACCTGTTCGGGCTTTCGCCCTTTTAAACTAA
- a CDS encoding ABC transporter ATP-binding protein has protein sequence MSEVLLEIRKMELRYGAAIAVRDISLSVKRGQLVAVIGNNGAGKSSMVRGATGLVYPSRGQVFFRGQDTTGLSADRKVSRGLVMVPEGRLLFPDQTVEDNLVLGAYLHGGLKHKASRSTLQKTLELFPRLKERLHQQAGSLSGGEQQMLAIARGLMAQPELLIVDELSLGLAPKIVDQLIRALSDLNKEGLTIVLVEQLASYALAIADYGFVIANGRIAREGPSSVLSRDPEVMESFLGKKKSTSSTPKPKE, from the coding sequence ATGAGTGAAGTTCTGCTCGAAATCCGGAAGATGGAATTGCGCTACGGCGCCGCTATTGCCGTGCGGGATATCTCGCTGAGCGTCAAACGCGGTCAACTCGTCGCCGTCATCGGCAACAATGGCGCCGGCAAGTCCTCGATGGTGCGAGGCGCCACCGGTCTTGTGTACCCGTCACGCGGACAGGTTTTCTTTCGGGGCCAGGACACCACCGGACTAAGCGCCGATCGCAAGGTGTCGCGCGGATTGGTCATGGTGCCCGAGGGACGTCTGCTGTTTCCGGATCAGACGGTCGAAGACAACCTGGTCCTTGGCGCCTACCTGCATGGCGGCCTTAAGCATAAGGCGTCGCGATCAACTCTGCAAAAAACTCTTGAACTGTTTCCGCGCCTGAAAGAGCGCCTGCATCAACAGGCAGGAAGCCTGTCGGGGGGCGAGCAGCAGATGCTCGCCATCGCACGCGGACTGATGGCTCAACCGGAGTTGCTTATCGTTGACGAACTCTCGCTAGGACTCGCGCCGAAGATCGTCGATCAATTGATAAGGGCGCTCAGCGATCTCAACAAGGAAGGGCTCACCATTGTCCTCGTCGAGCAACTTGCATCATACGCGCTGGCAATCGCCGATTACGGTTTCGTCATCGCCAACGGTCGAATTGCGCGTGAAGGACCGAGTTCGGTGCTGTCTCGCGATCCCGAGGTGATGGAATCGTTCCTCGGCAAGAAGAAGTCAACAAGTTCAACCCCGAAGCCCAAGGAGTAA
- a CDS encoding acyl-CoA dehydrogenase family protein, with product MHRPANAVQIFGGSGYIQGFEVERLYRDAEITQIYEGTNQIQRTIIARELMKSGA from the coding sequence TTGCACAGACCCGCTAACGCAGTCCAGATTTTCGGCGGCTCCGGCTACATCCAGGGCTTCGAGGTAGAGCGCCTCTATCGCGACGCTGAGATCACCCAAATCTATGAGGGTACTAATCAGATCCAGCGCACCATCATTGCTCGAGAATTAATGAAGAGCGGCGCATAG
- a CDS encoding efflux transporter outer membrane subunit — translation MVTQYQARFGRRCNSAGAPGGIIHWILAAAFLLPTAACTVGPDFTAPVAQLADKFRGVNNRSVRSGTLEYQKWWEGFRDPTLNRLIEIAYTQNLTLLSAGTRVLQARAVLGIAIGITYPQVQQGTGSVIYNRTSAATPLSGPNATPSYFWTDALAAQAAWELDFWGKFRRGVESADAVYLGSIASYDGVLVSLLGDVTATYIGIRTIEQLIAIARDNVRRQEQALSIAKAKFQGGGTSELDVFQATNVLEQTRAAIPQLTIQLQQGENALCVLLGVPPQSLGMLLSRSAGRIPSPPRTIVVGIPADLLRRRPDVRAAELAALAQSAQIGVALTQLYPAISITGTFGGTASTANGHTLSEVVNWKGVAYAAGPSFQWNLLNYGQITNNVRLQDAKLQQLLVDYQNTVLSAQQEVDNGLVTYLQSLNQAAFLRRSVQAANGALRIAMEQYEQGATSFTTVLTAEQNLLQAQNSLAGASASVPLGLTAVFRALGGGWQIRVDGNFVTAATLKQMRARTDWGNLLPPANEPQPLAPGLPGPEDIGPTVRPPEW, via the coding sequence GTGGTTACGCAGTATCAAGCGCGGTTTGGTCGCCGGTGCAATTCAGCCGGTGCTCCGGGCGGCATAATTCATTGGATACTTGCGGCGGCATTTCTTCTGCCCACGGCAGCTTGTACCGTTGGGCCGGATTTCACGGCACCTGTTGCCCAGCTCGCCGACAAATTTCGTGGCGTAAACAATCGCTCGGTCAGGTCTGGCACCCTTGAGTACCAAAAATGGTGGGAAGGCTTCCGGGATCCGACGCTCAATAGGCTGATCGAAATTGCGTATACTCAGAATCTGACATTGCTAAGCGCGGGGACGCGTGTGTTGCAGGCACGTGCGGTGTTGGGAATAGCCATTGGCATAACCTATCCGCAGGTGCAGCAAGGTACGGGCTCGGTAATCTATAACAGGACCAGCGCCGCCACGCCGCTGTCGGGCCCAAATGCGACACCTTCATATTTCTGGACCGATGCCCTTGCGGCGCAAGCGGCTTGGGAACTCGACTTTTGGGGCAAGTTTCGCCGAGGGGTAGAATCCGCCGACGCCGTTTACCTGGGGTCAATCGCGTCCTACGATGGCGTTTTGGTGTCACTTCTGGGTGATGTCACCGCGACCTATATTGGCATCCGCACGATAGAGCAGCTGATCGCCATTGCGCGGGACAACGTTCGACGGCAGGAGCAAGCGCTCAGCATCGCAAAAGCAAAATTTCAGGGCGGCGGTACCTCGGAGCTCGACGTTTTCCAGGCCACAAACGTCCTCGAACAGACCAGGGCGGCGATACCCCAGTTAACGATTCAGTTACAGCAAGGAGAAAATGCGCTCTGTGTGCTGCTTGGTGTCCCACCGCAGTCGCTCGGGATGTTGCTGTCGCGGTCGGCGGGACGGATACCATCGCCGCCTCGTACGATTGTCGTCGGTATCCCTGCGGATCTGCTGCGTCGAAGACCAGACGTGCGCGCTGCCGAACTTGCCGCTCTGGCACAGAGCGCGCAGATAGGCGTAGCCCTGACGCAGCTTTATCCAGCGATCAGCATCACGGGCACGTTTGGCGGTACGGCGAGCACTGCCAACGGCCATACCCTCAGCGAGGTCGTCAACTGGAAGGGTGTAGCCTATGCCGCCGGTCCGTCATTCCAATGGAATCTCCTGAACTACGGGCAAATCACCAACAACGTCCGTTTGCAGGATGCCAAGCTCCAACAATTGCTGGTCGACTATCAGAACACCGTGTTGAGCGCTCAGCAGGAAGTGGACAACGGGCTTGTGACGTATTTGCAATCGCTGAACCAGGCTGCGTTCCTGCGGCGCAGCGTCCAGGCGGCAAATGGTGCCCTCCGAATTGCGATGGAGCAGTACGAGCAGGGCGCTACGTCATTTACCACCGTGTTGACAGCGGAGCAGAACCTTCTTCAAGCGCAAAACAGCCTGGCCGGTGCCTCGGCCAGTGTGCCGCTGGGCCTGACTGCGGTGTTTCGGGCGCTCGGCGGCGGATGGCAGATACGAGTGGATGGTAACTTCGTGACCGCCGCAACTCTCAAACAGATGCGTGCGCGCACGGACTGGGGAAACTTGCTTCCGCCCGCAAACGAGCCGCAACCTCTGGCCCCAGGTCTGCCTGGTCCTGAGGATATCGGGCCCACTGTTCGGCCGCCTGAATGGTGA